One Corynebacterium appendicis CIP 107643 DNA window includes the following coding sequences:
- the hisF gene encoding imidazole glycerol phosphate synthase subunit HisF: protein MSVATRVIPCLDVDNGRVVKGVNFENLRDAGDPVELAKLYGEQGADELTFLDVTASKQGRGTMLEVVRRTADQVFIPLTVGGGVRTEDDVRELLRAGADKVSVNTAAITRPELLGELSQVFGAQCIVLSVDARRVPEGGTPQPSGFEVTTHGGTRSAEIDAVEWAKTGEKLGVGEILLNSMDGDGTKEGFDIELIERVRGAVSIPVIASGGAGKAEHFPPAVKAGADAVLAASIFHFREVSIGEVKKALDDAGCEVRL, encoded by the coding sequence ATGTCAGTGGCAACAAGGGTCATCCCGTGCCTGGACGTGGACAACGGCAGGGTTGTCAAAGGCGTGAACTTCGAGAACCTGCGCGATGCCGGCGACCCGGTGGAGCTAGCGAAGCTCTACGGTGAGCAAGGCGCAGATGAGCTGACCTTTCTCGACGTGACCGCTTCCAAGCAGGGGCGCGGAACGATGCTTGAGGTGGTCCGCCGCACCGCCGATCAGGTCTTCATTCCGCTCACCGTGGGCGGAGGAGTCCGCACCGAGGACGACGTGCGCGAACTGTTGCGCGCGGGCGCCGACAAGGTCTCGGTCAACACCGCGGCGATCACCCGCCCGGAGCTTCTGGGCGAGCTGTCCCAAGTCTTCGGCGCGCAGTGCATCGTGCTGTCCGTCGATGCGCGCCGCGTTCCGGAAGGCGGTACCCCGCAGCCGTCAGGCTTTGAAGTGACCACCCACGGCGGCACCCGCTCGGCTGAGATCGACGCGGTTGAATGGGCGAAAACCGGTGAAAAACTCGGAGTGGGGGAGATCCTGCTCAATTCCATGGACGGCGACGGCACCAAGGAAGGTTTCGACATCGAACTGATCGAGCGCGTGCGCGGTGCCGTCTCCATTCCCGTCATCGCTTCCGGCGGAGCGGGAAAAGCCGAGCACTTCCCGCCCGCGGTCAAGGCTGGCGCAGATGCCGTGCTGGCTGCGTCCATTTTCCACTTCCGCGAGGTGAGCATCGGCGAGGTCAAGAAGGCGCTTGACGATGCCGGCTGCGAGGTGCGTCTCTAG
- a CDS encoding inositol monophosphatase family protein: MSSSAMQADELNRFLGVAEEAADVARWQFVEGLGAAPALYKGCNDFATEVDLQIETTLRKHLTESTGIPVLGEEKGGHTHDDALWVVDPIDGTANFSSGNPNCAVLISLVVDDQPVVSVTDLPLLNMRLTAVEGSSVTLNGSALPRIDDTAPASNQVGVGTVGTDDTSRVPPDSRLKLIKALEYSNMRPRISGSVGLDLAFVAQGIYEAAVSFSPFPWDNASGVLLARCAGAVVTDIDGEPWKLGSLGVIAGAPDVHEEVLRTMKSIQRDAGRK; this comes from the coding sequence ATGAGTAGCTCAGCCATGCAGGCAGACGAGTTGAACAGGTTCCTCGGTGTTGCCGAGGAAGCCGCAGATGTCGCGCGCTGGCAGTTCGTTGAAGGACTCGGAGCAGCTCCCGCGCTGTACAAGGGGTGCAACGACTTCGCCACCGAAGTGGACCTGCAGATCGAGACCACCTTACGGAAGCACCTCACCGAATCCACGGGCATTCCGGTCCTCGGCGAAGAAAAGGGCGGACACACACATGATGACGCCTTGTGGGTCGTCGACCCCATCGACGGCACCGCCAATTTCTCCTCCGGAAATCCCAACTGCGCTGTACTCATTTCTCTGGTGGTCGACGATCAACCAGTTGTGTCCGTGACGGACCTTCCCTTACTGAACATGCGTCTTACGGCAGTGGAGGGATCAAGCGTGACGCTCAACGGTTCTGCACTTCCGCGTATCGACGACACCGCTCCGGCCAGCAACCAAGTCGGAGTCGGCACAGTGGGCACCGACGACACGAGCCGAGTGCCGCCGGATAGCCGCCTGAAGTTGATCAAGGCGCTCGAATACTCCAATATGCGCCCGCGTATCAGTGGCTCGGTCGGGTTGGACTTGGCCTTTGTCGCGCAAGGCATCTACGAGGCGGCCGTGAGCTTCTCGCCGTTCCCGTGGGACAACGCGTCGGGAGTCTTGCTCGCGCGGTGCGCGGGTGCCGTGGTCACCGACATCGACGGCGAGCCATGGAAGCTCGGCTCCCTCGGCGTGATCGCCGGGGCCCCGGACGTGCACGAAGAGGTGCTGCGTACCATGAAGTCCATTCAGCGCGATGCCGGAAGAAAGTGA
- the priA gene encoding bifunctional 1-(5-phosphoribosyl)-5-((5-phosphoribosylamino)methylideneamino)imidazole-4-carboxamide isomerase/phosphoribosylanthranilate isomerase PriA yields MSFTVLPAVDVVDGQAVRLDQGEAGTEKNYGAPLDAALQWQEEGADWLHFVDLDAAFGRGSNHELMAEITSKLSINVELTGGIRDDVTLERALATGAKRINIGTAALENPDWAAEAIAKHGEKIAVDIAVREENGEWRTKGRGWTSDGGDLWEVLEFFDSAGCARFVVTDVSKDGTLAGPNLDLLREVSAATDAAVTASGGVSTLKDIAEIARYTDEGIDSVIVGKALYEKRFTLREALEIAAAPGNE; encoded by the coding sequence ATGAGTTTCACCGTTCTGCCCGCAGTAGACGTCGTCGACGGCCAGGCTGTCCGCCTTGACCAGGGGGAAGCCGGTACGGAGAAGAATTACGGCGCCCCGCTGGACGCGGCGCTGCAGTGGCAAGAAGAAGGCGCGGACTGGTTGCACTTCGTCGACCTGGATGCGGCGTTCGGGCGTGGCTCGAACCACGAGCTGATGGCCGAGATCACGAGCAAGCTGTCCATCAACGTGGAGCTGACCGGCGGGATCCGCGACGACGTGACGCTTGAGCGTGCGCTGGCCACAGGCGCAAAGCGCATCAATATCGGCACCGCGGCGCTGGAGAACCCGGACTGGGCGGCTGAAGCGATCGCGAAGCACGGTGAGAAAATCGCCGTCGACATCGCCGTGCGCGAGGAAAACGGTGAGTGGCGCACGAAGGGCCGCGGCTGGACGTCCGACGGCGGCGACCTGTGGGAGGTGCTCGAATTCTTCGATTCCGCGGGGTGCGCGCGCTTCGTGGTCACCGACGTGAGCAAAGACGGCACGCTCGCCGGTCCGAACTTGGACCTTTTGCGCGAGGTCTCCGCGGCCACAGACGCCGCGGTCACTGCGTCGGGCGGCGTGTCCACGCTGAAAGATATCGCAGAGATCGCCCGTTACACCGACGAGGGGATCGACAGCGTGATCGTCGGCAAGGCGCTCTACGAGAAGCGTTTCACGCTGCGCGAGGCGCTGGAAATTGCGGCCGCTCCAGGAAATGAGTAG
- the hisH gene encoding imidazole glycerol phosphate synthase subunit HisH produces the protein MSNVVALLDYGAGNLRSAQRALEHVGADVVVTRDPMIAVEADGLVVPGVGAFDACMRGLKDVAGPRLIGQRLAGGRPVLGICVGLQVMFERGLEHGIEAEGCGEWPGVVDKLDAPVLPHMGWNTVDVAGGSEMFAGLDVGTRFYFVHSYGVQNWEMAEDDFIAAPKVSWSEHGNSRFVAAVENGPLWATQFHPEKSGEAGLTLLRNWVGHLH, from the coding sequence ATGAGCAACGTGGTGGCGCTTCTGGATTACGGTGCAGGCAATCTCCGCTCGGCGCAGCGCGCGCTGGAGCACGTCGGGGCGGACGTGGTGGTCACGCGCGACCCCATGATCGCGGTAGAAGCTGACGGACTGGTGGTGCCGGGTGTCGGCGCATTCGACGCGTGCATGCGGGGTTTGAAGGATGTCGCGGGGCCGCGTCTGATCGGCCAGCGTCTTGCCGGCGGCCGGCCGGTGCTGGGCATCTGCGTGGGGCTGCAGGTCATGTTCGAGCGAGGACTCGAGCACGGCATCGAGGCAGAAGGGTGCGGGGAGTGGCCGGGCGTCGTCGATAAGCTCGATGCCCCCGTCTTGCCGCATATGGGCTGGAATACCGTCGACGTGGCCGGCGGCTCTGAGATGTTCGCGGGCCTCGACGTGGGCACGCGGTTCTACTTCGTGCACTCTTACGGCGTGCAGAACTGGGAGATGGCTGAGGACGACTTCATTGCCGCGCCAAAGGTCTCCTGGTCGGAGCACGGCAATTCGCGGTTCGTCGCGGCGGTGGAAAACGGGCCGCTGTGGGCCACACAATTCCACCCGGAGAAGTCCGGGGAGGCTGGTTTGACGTTGTTGCGGAATTGGGTCGGCCATCTCCATTAG
- a CDS encoding type II toxin-antitoxin system death-on-curing family toxin, producing the protein MGLLASALERPWATFCGEELYPDEWSKAAALVHSIESNHPFLDGNKRVGVLLGSIMLRVHGRDDRRISDDDWFDLVIAGSTGEFDTEEIARRLEAVYRKGEVDS; encoded by the coding sequence ATGGGCCTGCTCGCATCGGCATTAGAGCGGCCGTGGGCGACCTTCTGCGGTGAAGAGCTCTACCCGGATGAATGGTCGAAGGCTGCGGCGCTTGTGCACAGTATTGAATCGAATCATCCGTTCCTCGACGGAAACAAGAGAGTGGGAGTCCTGCTGGGCTCGATCATGCTCAGGGTTCATGGTCGCGATGACCGCCGTATCTCTGATGACGATTGGTTTGATCTGGTGATAGCAGGTTCCACCGGTGAGTTCGACACTGAGGAGATTGCTCGACGGCTGGAAGCGGTGTACCGGAAGGGTGAGGTAGACAGCTAA
- a CDS encoding MFS transporter: MGSTQDAGTAAAQTDANMNSVWEAQGFIPTLVAVAAAFGSWALLLPVVPVAVLDAGGSHALAGASTGVFMAATVLTQVFMPRLLRTFTYRSAIAVSAVLLGVPALAFIWSMDPAVVLAVSVVRGVGFGAMTVAEAAIIAELVPRKFLGKASGVFGASSGSAQMIALPLGLFVSEHFGYSPVWIIALAIAAVGGLACAGIPPLKGAQPDPVASGAMSAPTWKLVLVPTLALAIAAMAYSLIANFLPDAARDTGITSGTTLGGAILAVINLAVMSARIFTGVVADRRGEPGTLMIPFQIAAAVGMFGFAASLASSAHPVWLFVSAIFFGAGFGAVQNESLLSMFYRLPQSKVSHASAVWNVGFDGGQGIGSFMFGGMIAGLGAAGAFAASGAVVVAGIVMTTADWIIGKRRLDR, from the coding sequence GTGGGTTCCACGCAGGACGCGGGGACAGCTGCCGCGCAGACTGATGCGAACATGAATTCAGTCTGGGAGGCGCAAGGCTTCATTCCGACGTTGGTGGCTGTCGCCGCGGCGTTCGGTTCATGGGCGCTGTTGCTGCCGGTCGTTCCGGTGGCCGTGTTGGACGCGGGCGGCTCCCATGCTCTGGCGGGCGCGTCGACAGGCGTGTTCATGGCGGCGACCGTGCTCACCCAGGTCTTCATGCCGCGGTTGCTGCGCACATTCACCTACCGCTCGGCGATCGCGGTATCCGCGGTGCTGCTGGGCGTGCCGGCGCTGGCGTTCATCTGGAGCATGGATCCTGCGGTGGTGCTCGCGGTGAGTGTTGTGCGCGGCGTCGGCTTCGGGGCGATGACCGTGGCGGAAGCGGCCATCATTGCGGAGCTCGTGCCCCGCAAGTTCTTGGGTAAAGCCTCCGGCGTGTTCGGCGCATCGAGCGGCTCGGCGCAGATGATCGCCCTGCCGCTGGGTCTGTTCGTCAGCGAGCACTTCGGCTACTCGCCGGTGTGGATCATCGCGCTGGCGATCGCGGCCGTCGGTGGCCTGGCCTGCGCCGGCATTCCGCCGCTCAAGGGCGCACAGCCGGACCCGGTCGCGAGCGGGGCGATGTCCGCCCCGACGTGGAAGCTCGTGCTCGTGCCCACCCTGGCCCTGGCGATCGCAGCGATGGCGTACAGCCTCATCGCCAACTTCCTGCCCGATGCCGCCCGCGACACCGGCATCACCTCCGGCACGACGCTCGGCGGCGCGATCCTCGCGGTGATCAACCTCGCTGTGATGTCCGCGCGCATCTTCACCGGTGTCGTCGCCGACCGCCGGGGAGAGCCCGGCACGCTCATGATCCCGTTCCAGATCGCCGCCGCTGTGGGCATGTTCGGCTTCGCGGCCAGCCTTGCCTCCAGTGCCCACCCGGTGTGGCTGTTCGTCTCCGCCATTTTCTTTGGCGCGGGCTTCGGCGCTGTTCAGAACGAGTCCCTGCTGAGCATGTTCTACCGCCTGCCGCAGTCCAAGGTCAGCCACGCGTCGGCCGTGTGGAATGTCGGCTTCGACGGCGGCCAGGGCATCGGATCGTTCATGTTCGGCGGCATGATCGCCGGGCTCGGCGCTGCCGGCGCATTCGCCGCCTCCGGTGCCGTCGTCGTCGCTGGGATCGTCATGACCACAGCGGACTGGATCATCGGCAAACGCCGTCTCGACCGGTAG
- the hisB gene encoding imidazoleglycerol-phosphate dehydratase HisB — protein sequence MTDRIGTATRTTSESDISVEINLDGTGTVDVDTGLPFFDHMLTAFGTHGSFDLKIAATGDTHIDAHHTVEDTAITLGWALIDAVGDKKGIRRFGSMSLPMDETLVDATVDISNRPYFVMNGEPESMDWQIIGGHYATVINRHFFETLAYNARITLHVNVQYGRDPHHITEAEYKAVARALRQAYERDPRVEGVPSTKGAL from the coding sequence ATGACTGACCGGATTGGGACAGCAACGCGCACGACCAGCGAGTCGGATATCTCGGTGGAGATCAACCTCGACGGCACAGGCACAGTCGACGTGGACACGGGCCTGCCTTTCTTCGACCACATGCTCACCGCATTCGGCACGCACGGCAGCTTCGACCTGAAGATCGCGGCGACAGGCGACACCCACATCGACGCGCACCACACGGTCGAGGACACGGCGATCACGCTCGGCTGGGCGCTCATCGATGCGGTGGGGGACAAGAAGGGCATCCGCCGCTTCGGCTCCATGTCGCTGCCGATGGACGAGACCCTCGTGGATGCCACCGTGGACATCTCCAACCGCCCGTACTTCGTCATGAACGGCGAGCCGGAAAGCATGGATTGGCAGATCATCGGCGGGCACTATGCCACGGTGATCAACCGCCACTTCTTCGAGACGCTTGCGTACAACGCGCGCATCACGCTGCACGTCAATGTCCAGTACGGGCGCGACCCGCACCACATCACGGAAGCCGAATACAAGGCTGTCGCGCGCGCTCTGCGCCAGGCCTACGAGCGCGATCCGCGCGTTGAGGGCGTACCCTCTACCAAGGGCGCGCTTTAA